Part of the Aquabacterium sp. NJ1 genome, GCCGCTCGCAATCAGCGTGACATCACAAGCGGCCAGCGCTTCGTGCGATTGCCCGTCAAGCAGGGTCAAGGCAGCCTTGGGCGCATGCTCGGCCACCATGGGCTCAACCAGCGCACGCATGCCGGGCACGATGGGCAACAGGAAGCGCAGATCAGGCCGTTGCTGGCTCAAACGCGCCACGGTCTGCAGGAAGGTGGGCGCAATGTGGCGGATCTCGCCACCGCGGCTGCCTGGCAATACGGCCACGACCTGGGCATCGGCGCTCAAACCCAGCTTGGCACGCGCCGCTTCACGCGGCACCTCCAGCGGGATCGTGTCGGCCAGCGGGTGCCCCACATAACTGGCCGCGATGCCCTTGTCCTGGTACAGCTTGGGCTCGAAGGGGAACAGGCACAGCATGTGGTCCACCGAACGGTGGATCTTGTTGATGCGCCCGCCTCGCCAGGCCCAGATGGACGGGCTGACGAAGTGCACGGTCTTGATGCCTTGTGCTTTCAGGCGCGCTTCCAGGCCCAGGTTGAAGTCCGGCGCGTCCACCCCGATGAACACATCAGGGCGCTCCTGCAGCAGGCGCGCCGCCAGTTGCTCACGGATGCCCCATATCTCGCGAAAGCGCCGCAGCACTTCGAGGTTGAAGCCGTGGACGGCCAGTTTTTCGTAAGGCCAATGCGCCTGGAAACCATGGGCTGCCATCTTCGGGCCGCCAATGCCTGATGCCGTCAGATCAGGCCAGCGTGCGCGCATGCCCCCCAGCAGCAAACCAGCCAGCAGGTCGCCGGAGGTTTCGCCGGCCACCATGGCCACGCGTGGACCCGTCATCGCCATGCCGCTCAACGCACGATGCCGCGCGAGGCATCCGCCAGAAAGGCCAGCATCATGTCGATGTCGGCATCTGCTTCAGGCACCTGCCCACGCAGCGCAGCGATCTCGGCCTTGGATGCCTCCAGCGTCAGCCCCTTGCGGTACAGCAGCTTGTACATCTGCTTGAGCGTGCTCAGACGCTCGGCTGAATAACCGCGGCGGCGAGGGCCTTCCTGGTGCACGTTCTGGGCTTGGGCTGGGTTGCCTGCGGCTTGCACGAAGGGCGGCAAGTCTTGCGACAAGCGGGTCTGGAAACCCAGCATGGCGAAGTCGCCAATGCGCACGAACTGGTGCACACCACTGATGCCACCGATCAGCGTGTGGTTGCCCACGGTCACGTGGCCGGCGAACTGCACGGAGTTGGCGATCACGTTGTCGTTGCCGATCACGCAGTCATGCGCCACGTGCACATAGGCCATGATCCAGTTGTCATCGCCGATCTGCGTGACACCCTTGTCCTGCACCGTACCGGTGTTGAAGGTGGTGAATTCGCGGATGGTGTTGCGGTCACCAATGATCAGTTTGGTGGGCTCGCCCGCGTACTTCTTGTCTTGTGGGGCAGCGCCCAGCGAGGCGAACTGGAAGATGCGGTTGTCGCGCCCGATCGTGGTGTGGCCCTCGATCACGCAATGCGAGCCGACCGACGAGCCTTCACCGATGGTGACATGGGGCCCGATGGTCGTGTAGGCGCCCACCGAGACCGAATCGGCCAGCCTGGCCTGCGGGTCAACGATGGCGGTTGGGTGAATGCTTGCCATGACGGGATCAGGCCACCTTGCGCACGGTGCACATGATCTGCGCGGACACAGCCAGCTCTTCACCCACGAAGGCCTGGGCATTGAACTTGTAGATGCC contains:
- the lpxB gene encoding lipid-A-disaccharide synthase, translating into MAMTGPRVAMVAGETSGDLLAGLLLGGMRARWPDLTASGIGGPKMAAHGFQAHWPYEKLAVHGFNLEVLRRFREIWGIREQLAARLLQERPDVFIGVDAPDFNLGLEARLKAQGIKTVHFVSPSIWAWRGGRINKIHRSVDHMLCLFPFEPKLYQDKGIAASYVGHPLADTIPLEVPREAARAKLGLSADAQVVAVLPGSRGGEIRHIAPTFLQTVARLSQQRPDLRFLLPIVPGMRALVEPMVAEHAPKAALTLLDGQSHEALAACDVTLIASGTATLEAALFKRPMVIAYKISALSWPIMKRMAYLPWVGLPNILLSDFVVPERLQHEANPEQLASDVLAWLDQPARAQSVQQRFLELHHTLRRDTARAASDAIAQVIESR
- the lpxA gene encoding acyl-ACP--UDP-N-acetylglucosamine O-acyltransferase translates to MASIHPTAIVDPQARLADSVSVGAYTTIGPHVTIGEGSSVGSHCVIEGHTTIGRDNRIFQFASLGAAPQDKKYAGEPTKLIIGDRNTIREFTTFNTGTVQDKGVTQIGDDNWIMAYVHVAHDCVIGNDNVIANSVQFAGHVTVGNHTLIGGISGVHQFVRIGDFAMLGFQTRLSQDLPPFVQAAGNPAQAQNVHQEGPRRRGYSAERLSTLKQMYKLLYRKGLTLEASKAEIAALRGQVPEADADIDMMLAFLADASRGIVR